The Pseudomonas berkeleyensis genome includes a region encoding these proteins:
- a CDS encoding DUF1329 domain-containing protein — translation MKTTKKLWQSGVLTLSLLATGVMAAVSPDEAAKLGTTLTPLGAEMAGNADGSIPAWTGGLPTNAGAVDPRGFLADPFASEQPLFTITAQNVDQYKDKLTPGQLAMFKRYPESYKMPVFTTHRSATVPAAVIEAAKQNAVNTKMVEGGNGLENFQTANPFPIPQNGLEAIWNHITRYRGGSVRRLVTQATPQPNGSYSLVYFQDEFTFRDALTDFDPNKESNVLFYFKQRVTAPSRLAGNVLLVHETLNQVKEPRLAWLYNAGQRRVRRAPQVSYDGPGTAADGLRTSDNFDMYNGAPDRYDWKLEGKKEIYIPYNSYKLDSPNLKYSDIIKAGHINQDLTRYELHRVWHVTATLKSGERHIYAKRDFYIDEDTWQAALIDHYDGRGTLWRVAEAHAQYYYDKQVPWYTVETLYDLLSGRYLALGMKNEEKQAYDFNYKAAGSDYTPAALRQAGVR, via the coding sequence ATGAAAACAACAAAAAAACTGTGGCAAAGCGGCGTCCTGACCCTGTCCCTGCTGGCGACCGGTGTGATGGCAGCAGTGTCGCCTGACGAAGCGGCCAAGCTGGGCACGACCTTGACCCCGCTGGGTGCGGAAATGGCTGGTAATGCCGATGGATCGATCCCTGCCTGGACTGGCGGTCTGCCGACCAACGCCGGTGCAGTCGACCCGCGTGGCTTCCTGGCCGATCCGTTTGCCAGCGAGCAGCCGCTGTTCACCATCACGGCGCAGAACGTCGATCAGTACAAGGACAAGCTGACCCCTGGCCAGTTGGCCATGTTCAAGCGCTACCCGGAAAGCTACAAGATGCCGGTCTTCACGACCCATCGTTCGGCGACCGTGCCGGCCGCGGTGATCGAGGCGGCCAAGCAGAACGCCGTCAACACCAAGATGGTCGAGGGTGGTAACGGCCTGGAGAATTTCCAGACCGCCAACCCGTTCCCGATCCCGCAGAACGGTCTGGAAGCGATCTGGAACCACATCACCCGCTACCGCGGTGGCAGTGTGCGTCGTCTGGTGACCCAGGCGACTCCGCAACCGAACGGTTCCTACTCGCTGGTCTACTTCCAGGACGAGTTCACCTTCCGTGATGCGCTGACCGACTTCGACCCGAACAAGGAAAGCAACGTCCTGTTCTACTTCAAACAGCGTGTGACTGCTCCGTCGCGTCTGGCTGGTAACGTGCTACTGGTGCACGAGACCCTCAACCAGGTGAAGGAGCCGCGTCTGGCGTGGCTGTACAACGCTGGTCAACGTCGCGTGCGTCGTGCACCGCAGGTGTCCTACGACGGTCCAGGTACCGCCGCGGACGGTCTGCGTACCTCCGACAACTTCGACATGTACAACGGTGCGCCGGATCGTTACGACTGGAAGCTCGAAGGCAAGAAGGAGATCTACATCCCGTACAACTCCTACAAGCTGGACTCGCCGAACCTGAAGTACTCCGACATCATCAAGGCCGGTCACATCAACCAGGATCTGACTCGCTACGAGCTGCACCGCGTCTGGCACGTGACCGCGACCCTGAAGTCTGGCGAGCGTCACATCTATGCCAAGCGTGACTTCTACATCGACGAGGACACCTGGCAAGCCGCTTTGATCGACCACTACGATGGCCGTGGCACCCTGTGGCGTGTAGCTGAGGCCCATGCTCAGTACTACTACGACAAGCAAGTGCCGTGGTACACCGTCGAAACCCTGTACGACCTGCTGTCCGGCCGTTACCTGGCCCTGGGTATGAAGAACGAGGAGAAACAAGCCTACGACTTCAACTACAAGGCTGCTGGTAGCGATTACACCCCGGCCGCTCTGCGTCAGGCGGGTGTTCGCTAA